A region of Sulfitobacter faviae DNA encodes the following proteins:
- the pip gene encoding prolyl aminopeptidase, whose translation MDKYPDQKRGAPHLYPPVEPFDQRMLSVGQGHQVYVEQCGNPEGIPVVVLHGGPGGGCSPAMRRYFDPKVYRVVLFDQRGCGRSTPHASVTDNTTWHLVADIELIRTTLGIDKWMVFGGSWGATLSLIYAQAHPEAVRHLILRGVFLMTQAELDWFYGGGAGRFWPELWARFVNLIPEDERDDLIAAYHRRLFSGDLRVEQDYGRAWAAWENALASVHSDGVSHGGPLAYARAFSRLENHYFTNNGFLEFDGQILEHMGRIAHIPGVIVQGRYDMICPPAGAYALAERWPNADLRMIRDAGHALSEPGISAELVRTMDRIGQR comes from the coding sequence ATGGACAAGTATCCCGACCAAAAACGCGGCGCGCCGCATCTTTATCCGCCGGTTGAGCCTTTCGACCAGCGGATGTTGTCCGTAGGGCAGGGGCATCAGGTCTATGTCGAGCAATGCGGCAACCCCGAGGGCATCCCCGTCGTGGTGCTGCATGGCGGCCCCGGCGGCGGTTGCAGCCCGGCGATGCGGCGGTATTTCGACCCTAAGGTTTACCGCGTGGTGCTGTTCGATCAGCGCGGCTGCGGCCGCTCCACCCCGCATGCTTCGGTTACCGACAACACGACATGGCATCTGGTCGCGGATATCGAGCTGATTCGCACCACGCTTGGCATCGACAAATGGATGGTCTTCGGCGGCTCTTGGGGCGCGACGCTTTCGCTGATCTATGCCCAAGCGCACCCCGAAGCGGTGCGCCATCTGATCCTGCGCGGCGTCTTTCTGATGACGCAGGCCGAGCTTGATTGGTTCTACGGCGGCGGGGCCGGGCGGTTCTGGCCCGAACTGTGGGCGCGTTTCGTGAACCTGATCCCCGAAGATGAGCGGGACGATCTGATCGCGGCCTATCACCGGCGGCTCTTCTCGGGCGATTTGCGGGTCGAGCAGGACTATGGCCGCGCATGGGCCGCTTGGGAGAATGCGCTGGCCTCGGTACATTCCGATGGCGTTTCGCATGGCGGGCCATTGGCCTATGCGCGGGCCTTTTCGCGGTTGGAGAACCATTATTTCACCAACAATGGCTTTTTGGAATTCGACGGTCAGATCCTCGAACATATGGGGCGGATCGCGCATATCCCGGGGGTCATCGTGCAGGGGCGCTATGACATGATCTGCCCGCCTGCGGGGGCCTATGCGCTGGCCGAACGCTGGCCCAATGCCGACCTGCGGATGATCCGGGATGCGGGCCATGCCCTGTCGGAGCCGGGGATCAGTGCCGAATTGGTGCGCACGATGGATAGGATCGGGCAGCGATGA
- a CDS encoding ABC transporter substrate-binding protein, giving the protein MSGRNSLLDRRALFTTGAAAALLAATGASAGEPPRRGGRLRLALSGATREDTWVNGDGLFMQVARQGMIFDTLTEVTGNGILKGELATGWQASDGARQWQFDLRPDVRFHDGSPLSARDVVASLRGLLAGAEVAVQDNLQVQVTLAAANPDLPLLLAQSPYVIRPAHAPEAGIGTGLYRLRRFSAGRQVLAERVETHYKDGTAGWFDTVELVSLPAREVRAQALSEGLVDAADLPARPRYRDRGM; this is encoded by the coding sequence ATGAGCGGGCGCAACTCTTTGCTGGATCGCCGGGCGCTTTTCACCACCGGTGCGGCGGCGGCCCTGCTGGCCGCGACAGGTGCGAGCGCGGGGGAGCCGCCCCGGCGGGGGGGGCGTTTGCGGTTGGCGCTTTCGGGTGCCACGCGAGAGGACACTTGGGTCAATGGCGATGGGCTCTTCATGCAGGTTGCGCGGCAGGGGATGATCTTTGACACGCTGACCGAAGTCACCGGCAATGGCATCCTCAAAGGTGAGTTGGCGACCGGTTGGCAGGCCAGCGATGGCGCCCGGCAGTGGCAGTTCGATCTGCGCCCCGATGTGCGTTTTCACGATGGCAGCCCCCTGAGCGCCCGCGATGTGGTGGCCAGTTTACGCGGTCTGCTGGCCGGGGCCGAGGTCGCCGTTCAGGACAATCTGCAAGTGCAGGTCACATTGGCGGCGGCGAATCCTGACCTGCCGCTCCTGCTGGCGCAATCGCCCTATGTGATCCGCCCCGCACATGCGCCCGAGGCCGGGATCGGCACCGGGCTTTACCGTCTGCGGCGCTTTTCCGCCGGACGTCAGGTTTTGGCCGAACGGGTAGAGACGCATTACAAGGACGGCACCGCCGGGTGGTTCGATACGGTCGAACTGGTGTCGCTCCCCGCCCGTGAGGTGCGGGCGCAGGCGCTGAGCGAAGGGCTTGTTGATGCAGCGGATTTACCCGCGCGGCCCCGTTACCGCGACCGGGGGATGTGA
- the rimP gene encoding ribosome maturation factor RimP, translating into MSNDLIAKAAIDRRLAEIITPVIEDMGFELVRVRLMSGKSTTLQVMADRPEGGIEVDECAKISQAIGAVLDVEDPILDEYSLEVSSPGIDRPLTRLKDFDAFEGYEAKIETTELIDGRRRFKGELAGVEGGEVLINVEEGTIGLQFDWLSDAKLVLTDDLIKEMLRQRKASGAIDETDFDDIETEESAEGDT; encoded by the coding sequence ATGTCGAATGACCTGATCGCCAAAGCCGCCATCGACCGCCGCCTGGCCGAGATCATCACCCCGGTGATCGAGGACATGGGCTTTGAACTGGTGCGCGTGCGCCTGATGTCGGGCAAGTCCACCACCCTGCAAGTCATGGCCGACCGGCCCGAGGGCGGGATCGAAGTGGATGAATGCGCCAAGATCTCGCAGGCCATCGGCGCCGTGCTGGATGTCGAAGATCCGATCTTGGATGAGTATTCGCTTGAGGTCTCGAGCCCCGGCATCGACCGCCCACTGACGCGGCTTAAAGATTTCGATGCTTTCGAAGGCTATGAGGCCAAGATCGAGACGACCGAACTGATCGATGGCCGCCGCCGCTTTAAGGGTGAGCTGGCAGGTGTCGAGGGTGGCGAAGTGCTGATCAACGTCGAAGAAGGCACCATCGGATTGCAGTTCGACTGGCTCAGCGATGCCAAGCTGGTGCTGACCGACGACCTGATCAAGGAAATGCTCCGCCAGCGCAAAGCGTCTGGTGCGATCGACGAAACCGATTTTGATGATATCGAGACTGAAGAGTCTGCTGAGGGAGACACCTAA
- the nusA gene encoding transcription termination factor NusA, producing MAITSANQLELLQTAEAVAREKMIDPGLVVEAMEESLARAAKSRYGAEMDIRVDIDRKTGKATFTRVRTVVEDDELENYQAEFTVEQAKQYMADPKVGDTFVEEVPPVEMGRIAAQSAKQVILQKVREAERDRQYEEFKDRAGTIINGLVKREEYGNVIVDVGAGEAILRRNEKIGRESYRPNDRIRVYIKDVRREQRGPQIFLSRTAPEFMAELFKMEVPEIYDGIIEIKAVARDPGSRAKIAVISHDGSIDPVGACVGMRGSRVQAVVNELQGEKIDIIPWNEDQPTFLVNALQPAEVSKVVLDEEAGKIEVVVPEEQLSLAIGRRGQNVRLASQLTGLDIDIMTEEQESQRRQAEFELRTKLFMDNLDLDEFFAQLLVSEGFTNLEEVAYVEVDELLVIDGVDEDTAGELQARARDVLEAQNKAALDNARALGVEDSLVEFEGLTPQMIEALAKDDVKTLEDFATCADWELAGGWTTVNGERVKDDGALEPFDVSLEDAQAMIMTARVMLGWVDPTELEDDAEEDDVETDGETAEEAEA from the coding sequence ATGGCCATTACATCTGCAAACCAGCTTGAGCTGTTGCAAACCGCCGAGGCGGTGGCGCGCGAGAAGATGATCGACCCCGGTCTGGTCGTCGAAGCGATGGAGGAATCCCTCGCCCGTGCCGCCAAGTCCCGCTATGGCGCCGAGATGGACATCCGGGTCGACATCGACCGCAAGACCGGCAAGGCCACCTTCACCCGCGTCCGCACCGTGGTCGAGGATGACGAGCTTGAGAACTATCAGGCCGAGTTCACCGTAGAGCAGGCCAAGCAGTACATGGCCGACCCCAAGGTTGGTGACACTTTCGTCGAGGAAGTACCCCCGGTTGAAATGGGCCGCATCGCGGCGCAGTCGGCCAAGCAGGTGATCTTGCAAAAGGTCCGCGAAGCTGAGCGTGACCGCCAGTACGAAGAATTCAAAGACCGCGCCGGGACCATCATCAACGGACTGGTCAAGCGCGAGGAATATGGCAACGTCATCGTCGACGTGGGCGCGGGCGAAGCGATCCTGCGCCGGAACGAGAAGATTGGCCGCGAAAGCTATCGCCCGAACGACCGCATCCGCGTCTATATCAAAGACGTGCGCCGCGAGCAGCGCGGCCCGCAGATTTTCCTGAGCCGCACCGCGCCTGAATTCATGGCCGAGTTGTTCAAGATGGAAGTGCCGGAAATCTACGACGGCATCATTGAGATCAAAGCGGTTGCCCGCGACCCCGGTTCGCGCGCCAAGATCGCCGTTATCTCGCATGACGGTTCCATCGACCCAGTCGGTGCCTGCGTCGGTATGCGCGGCTCTCGTGTGCAAGCCGTGGTGAACGAGCTTCAGGGCGAGAAGATCGACATCATTCCGTGGAATGAAGACCAGCCCACCTTCCTTGTGAACGCGCTTCAACCTGCTGAAGTGTCGAAAGTGGTTCTGGACGAAGAAGCCGGTAAGATCGAAGTCGTCGTGCCTGAAGAGCAACTGTCGCTCGCGATTGGCCGCCGTGGTCAGAACGTGCGTCTTGCCAGCCAGTTGACCGGTCTCGACATCGACATCATGACCGAAGAGCAGGAAAGCCAGCGCCGTCAGGCTGAGTTCGAACTGCGCACCAAGCTGTTCATGGACAACCTCGATCTCGACGAATTCTTCGCCCAGCTTCTGGTCTCCGAAGGCTTCACCAACCTCGAAGAAGTGGCCTATGTCGAAGTCGACGAGCTGCTGGTCATCGACGGTGTGGATGAAGACACGGCGGGTGAGTTGCAGGCCCGCGCCCGTGACGTGCTCGAAGCGCAGAACAAAGCGGCGCTTGATAACGCCCGCGCATTGGGTGTCGAAGACAGTCTGGTTGAATTTGAGGGGCTGACCCCCCAAATGATAGAAGCGCTGGCCAAAGACGATGTCAAAACGCTGGAAGATTTCGCCACCTGTGCCGATTGGGAACTGGCTGGCGGCTGGACCACGGTCAATGGCGAGCGTGTCAAAGACGACGGCGCGCTTGAGCCCTTCGATGTTAGCCTCGAAGATGCGCAGGCCATGATCATGACCGCCCGCGTCATGCTGGGCTGGGTCGACCCGACCGAGCTTGAGGACGATGCGGAAGAAGACGACGTAGAAACAGACGGCGAAACCGCCGAGGAGGCCGAGGCCTAA
- a CDS encoding RNA-binding protein — protein sequence MGRGGASNDRSDGAERKCIATGEVQPKHGLIRFVVGPDNQVYPDIPGKLPGRGIYVAADRAALELAIKKKAFSRSAKQPVTLPDGLVDEVEQQLARRVVELISLQRKAGKAVAGYEKVKGWLQTEEAEVLIQAVDGSGRGKSKLSTPHYGHYIGWLTADELGLAFGRQTVIHGALASGGLTQRVVEEAGRLKGVRVNEGGNGHPKG from the coding sequence ATGGGACGCGGTGGCGCCTCGAATGACCGCTCAGACGGTGCGGAACGCAAGTGCATCGCTACGGGCGAGGTGCAGCCGAAACACGGGTTGATCCGTTTCGTGGTCGGCCCGGACAATCAGGTCTACCCGGATATTCCGGGTAAACTGCCGGGCCGGGGCATCTATGTCGCGGCGGATCGTGCGGCGCTGGAATTGGCCATCAAGAAAAAGGCCTTTTCCCGCTCGGCGAAACAGCCGGTCACCCTGCCCGACGGGCTGGTCGACGAGGTCGAGCAGCAGTTGGCGCGCCGGGTGGTGGAGCTGATCTCGCTCCAGCGCAAGGCGGGCAAGGCGGTCGCCGGTTACGAAAAGGTCAAGGGTTGGTTGCAAACCGAAGAGGCCGAAGTATTGATACAGGCCGTAGATGGGTCAGGGCGCGGTAAGTCCAAGCTGAGTACCCCACACTATGGTCATTACATCGGTTGGTTGACAGCCGATGAATTGGGTTTGGCATTCGGTCGCCAAACTGTGATACATGGGGCGCTCGCCTCTGGTGGACTCACGCAACGTGTTGTAGAGGAAGCCGGTAGACTTAAAGGCGTGCGCGTAAACGAGGGTGGCAACGGCCATCCGAAAGGATAG
- the infB gene encoding translation initiation factor IF-2, with the protein MSDSDGKKTLGLRGGARPGNVKQSFSHGRTKNVVVETKRKRVVVPKPGGQKSTGPGAGPIGDPKKRPAGITDAEMERRLKAVQAAKAREAEEAAQREAEEKARAEERERRRAEIEAKEREEREREESLKAKAEEDARRKAEAEAAAAAPAPEPAAAREPGNKPAPAATPRKTTDRDRDDSKKRSKGGDSRRAGKLTVNQALAGGEGGRQRSMAQMKRKQERARQKAMGGQVEREKIVRDVQLPPAIVVSELANRMAEKTGAVVKALMQNGLMVTQNETIDADTAELIIEEFGHKVVRVSDADVEDVIKEVEDDPKDLQSRPPVITIMGHVDHGKTSLLDAIRNAKVVAGEAGGITQHIGAYQVKTDNGTVLSFLDTPGHAAFTSMRSRGAQVTDIVVLVVAADDAVMPQTIEAIAHAKAAKVPMIVAINKIDKPAANADKVRTDLLQHEVIVEKMSGDVQDVEVSAATGQGLDDLLEAIALQSEILELKANPNRAAVGAVIEAQLDVGRGPVATVLVQNGTLRQGDIFVVGEQYGKVRALINDQGERVKEAGPSVPVEVLGINGTPEAGDVLNVTETEAQAREIAEYRAQAAKDKRAAAGAATTLEQLMANAKADENVSELPILVKADVQGSAEAIVQAMEKIGNDEVRVRVLHSGVGAITETDVGLAEASGAPIMGFNVRANASARNTANQKGVEIRYYSVIYDLVDDVKAAASGLLSAEIKENFIGYANIKEVFKVTGVGKVAGCLVTEGVARRSAGVRLLRDNVVIHEGTLKTLKRFKDEVPEVQSGQECGMAFENYEDIRPDDVIEIFEREEVTRTLA; encoded by the coding sequence ATGAGCGATAGTGACGGCAAGAAAACATTGGGTCTGCGCGGTGGCGCACGTCCGGGGAACGTAAAGCAAAGCTTTAGCCACGGGCGTACCAAAAACGTTGTGGTCGAAACCAAGCGCAAGCGTGTTGTGGTGCCCAAACCGGGTGGCCAGAAATCAACAGGTCCGGGCGCCGGGCCGATTGGCGATCCCAAGAAGCGCCCCGCGGGCATCACCGATGCCGAGATGGAGCGCCGTCTGAAGGCCGTTCAGGCCGCCAAGGCCCGTGAGGCCGAGGAAGCCGCGCAGCGTGAAGCCGAGGAAAAAGCCCGCGCCGAAGAGCGTGAGCGTCGCCGGGCCGAGATTGAGGCCAAGGAACGCGAAGAGCGTGAGCGCGAAGAAAGCCTCAAAGCCAAGGCCGAAGAAGACGCGCGTCGCAAGGCAGAGGCCGAAGCGGCTGCTGCTGCCCCCGCGCCGGAACCTGCCGCTGCACGTGAGCCGGGCAACAAACCTGCGCCCGCCGCCACGCCGCGCAAAACCACGGACCGTGACCGCGACGACAGCAAGAAGCGCAGCAAAGGTGGCGACAGCCGCCGCGCGGGCAAGCTGACCGTCAATCAGGCGCTTGCCGGTGGCGAAGGTGGCCGTCAGCGTTCCATGGCGCAGATGAAGCGCAAGCAGGAGCGTGCGCGTCAAAAAGCGATGGGTGGTCAGGTCGAGCGTGAAAAGATCGTGCGCGACGTGCAGCTTCCGCCCGCCATCGTGGTCTCTGAGCTTGCCAACCGTATGGCCGAAAAGACCGGCGCGGTGGTCAAGGCGCTGATGCAAAACGGCCTGATGGTGACCCAGAACGAAACCATCGACGCCGATACAGCCGAGCTGATCATCGAGGAATTCGGCCACAAAGTGGTGCGCGTTTCCGACGCCGACGTCGAAGATGTCATTAAAGAGGTCGAGGACGATCCGAAGGATCTGCAATCGCGTCCCCCGGTCATCACGATCATGGGCCACGTCGACCACGGCAAAACCTCGCTTCTGGATGCGATCCGCAACGCCAAGGTTGTGGCGGGCGAAGCTGGTGGCATCACCCAGCACATCGGCGCCTATCAGGTGAAAACCGACAACGGCACCGTGCTGTCCTTCCTCGACACGCCCGGCCACGCGGCCTTCACCTCCATGCGCTCGCGCGGGGCTCAGGTGACGGATATCGTGGTTCTGGTGGTTGCGGCGGATGACGCCGTGATGCCGCAAACGATCGAAGCGATTGCCCACGCAAAAGCGGCCAAGGTGCCGATGATCGTGGCAATCAACAAGATCGACAAACCCGCCGCCAATGCCGACAAGGTCCGTACCGATCTGCTTCAGCACGAAGTCATCGTCGAGAAGATGTCGGGCGATGTGCAAGACGTCGAAGTTTCGGCGGCGACAGGCCAAGGTCTCGACGATCTGCTCGAAGCCATCGCGCTGCAGTCGGAAATCCTCGAACTTAAGGCGAACCCGAACCGGGCCGCCGTGGGTGCGGTGATCGAAGCGCAGCTTGACGTGGGTCGCGGCCCTGTGGCGACCGTGCTGGTTCAGAACGGCACGTTGCGTCAGGGCGATATCTTCGTCGTGGGTGAGCAGTACGGTAAGGTTCGTGCGCTGATCAACGACCAAGGCGAGCGCGTCAAAGAAGCCGGGCCTTCGGTGCCGGTTGAGGTGCTGGGCATAAACGGCACGCCCGAGGCCGGTGACGTGCTGAACGTGACCGAGACCGAAGCGCAGGCCCGCGAGATCGCCGAGTACCGCGCCCAGGCCGCCAAGGACAAGCGCGCCGCTGCCGGTGCCGCCACCACGCTGGAACAGCTGATGGCCAACGCCAAGGCGGATGAGAACGTCAGCGAGCTGCCGATCTTGGTCAAAGCCGATGTGCAAGGTTCTGCCGAAGCGATCGTTCAGGCGATGGAGAAGATCGGCAACGACGAAGTCCGCGTTCGGGTTCTGCACTCCGGTGTGGGCGCGATCACCGAGACGGATGTCGGCCTTGCCGAAGCCTCCGGCGCGCCGATCATGGGCTTCAACGTGCGTGCCAATGCCTCGGCTCGGAACACGGCGAACCAGAAGGGCGTCGAGATCCGCTACTACTCGGTCATCTATGACCTTGTGGATGACGTGAAAGCGGCCGCAAGCGGCTTGCTGAGCGCCGAGATCAAAGAGAACTTCATTGGCTACGCCAATATCAAAGAGGTCTTCAAGGTCACTGGTGTGGGCAAAGTCGCAGGCTGTCTGGTCACCGAAGGCGTCGCCCGCCGCAGCGCCGGTGTGCGTCTGCTGCGCGACAACGTCGTGATCCACGAAGGCACGCTGAAGACGCTCAAGCGCTTCAAAGACGAGGTGCCCGAGGTTCAGTCCGGTCAGGAATGCGGCATGGCATTCGAAAACTACGAAGACATCCGTCCCGACGATGTGATCGAGATTTTCGAGCGCGAAGAAGTGACCCGCACCTTGGCCTAA
- a CDS encoding metallophosphoesterase family protein has translation MSRLIHLSDLHFGKDRPDLLVPLLEAVNGYDPDLVIISGDLTQRAREKEYRAARAFIDRINAPVLSVPGNHDIPLHRPFTRFFAPWRYYRRWIDHDLTPVHEGADFVAVGINTVDRFKWQTGKLGLRRLGRACRALSRGGKRPCASPFATIRWITPTRPTKSPFRARNAR, from the coding sequence ATGAGCCGTTTGATCCACCTATCCGACCTGCACTTCGGCAAAGACCGCCCCGACCTATTGGTGCCGCTCCTAGAGGCGGTGAATGGCTATGACCCCGATCTGGTGATCATCTCGGGCGACCTGACCCAACGGGCGCGGGAAAAGGAATATCGCGCCGCGCGGGCCTTTATCGACAGGATCAACGCACCGGTGCTGAGCGTGCCGGGCAATCACGATATTCCGCTGCACCGCCCCTTTACCCGGTTTTTCGCCCCGTGGCGCTATTACCGGCGTTGGATCGATCACGACCTTACACCGGTACATGAGGGGGCGGATTTTGTCGCCGTGGGGATCAACACCGTTGATCGGTTCAAATGGCAGACCGGCAAACTGGGCCTGCGCCGTTTGGGCCGCGCCTGCCGCGCCCTGTCGCGCGGGGGGAAAAGACCCTGCGCATCGCCATTTGCCACCATCCGCTGGATCACCCCAACGAGACCCACAAAAAGCCCATTCCGGGCGCGAAACGCGCGCTGA
- a CDS encoding diacylglycerol/lipid kinase family protein produces MSSKRAIVILNRGSGRQDGDQAENTIRSAFARHGITAEFIHIDKRNDPAGAAREALSWGQGIIAVAGGDGTISGVSSAMLDHDRPLGIIPQGTFNYFARSMGIPENLEEAVDVIAAGDSRPVHVATINGETFLNNASIGAYPAILKTREGIYRRWGRSRIAAYWSVIKALMDFRTSLKLTIVVDGKETQLRTPLVFAVNNAFQLDQMGLDGQDCIARGDMVLLVAPDTYRFGLLRHAVALATGRAKHHTDYEMLCGSEIEIRMKQRKRYVARDGEIAVMRGPYQLTRASSPIHIFVPSTAGKAVR; encoded by the coding sequence ATGTCATCGAAGCGCGCTATCGTCATTCTGAACCGCGGTTCAGGCCGTCAAGACGGTGACCAAGCCGAAAACACGATCCGCTCCGCCTTTGCGCGGCATGGGATCACGGCGGAATTCATTCACATCGACAAACGCAACGACCCTGCCGGCGCAGCGCGCGAGGCGCTGTCTTGGGGCCAAGGGATCATTGCCGTCGCGGGCGGGGATGGCACAATCTCGGGCGTGTCTTCGGCCATGCTAGACCACGACCGCCCGCTCGGCATCATCCCGCAGGGCACCTTCAACTATTTCGCGCGGTCGATGGGCATTCCAGAGAACCTTGAAGAAGCCGTCGATGTCATCGCCGCTGGCGACAGCCGCCCGGTGCATGTGGCGACGATCAATGGTGAGACCTTTTTGAATAACGCCAGCATCGGGGCCTATCCCGCCATCCTCAAAACGCGCGAAGGCATCTACCGTCGTTGGGGACGCAGCCGGATCGCCGCCTATTGGTCGGTGATCAAAGCCTTGATGGATTTCCGCACCTCGCTCAAACTGACCATCGTGGTCGACGGGAAAGAGACCCAGTTGCGCACTCCGCTGGTTTTCGCGGTGAACAACGCCTTCCAGTTGGATCAAATGGGGCTTGATGGGCAGGACTGCATCGCGCGCGGTGATATGGTGCTGCTGGTCGCTCCTGACACCTATCGTTTCGGCTTGTTGCGCCATGCAGTGGCGCTGGCGACGGGCCGCGCGAAGCATCACACGGACTATGAAATGCTCTGCGGGTCCGAGATTGAGATACGCATGAAACAGCGCAAACGCTATGTCGCGCGGGATGGGGAGATCGCGGTGATGCGCGGCCCGTACCAGCTCACTCGCGCCAGTTCGCCCATCCATATCTTTGTGCCCTCCACGGCTGGAAAGGCCGTGCGATGA
- the mutT gene encoding 8-oxo-dGTP diphosphatase MutT, with product MKTVLVSAAALIDIDGRVLLTQRPEGKPMAGLWEFPGGKIEPGETPEAALIRELHEELGIETWESCLAPLTFASHSYSDFHLLMPLFACRKWGGTPVSREGQTLKWVRPNEMRAYPMPEADVPLISILRDWL from the coding sequence ATGAAGACAGTGCTGGTTTCCGCCGCGGCCTTGATCGACATCGATGGTCGCGTGCTTTTGACCCAACGCCCCGAAGGCAAGCCGATGGCGGGCCTTTGGGAGTTTCCGGGCGGCAAGATCGAACCCGGAGAGACGCCAGAGGCGGCGCTGATCCGCGAGTTGCACGAAGAACTGGGGATCGAGACATGGGAATCCTGTCTTGCCCCGCTGACCTTTGCCAGCCACAGCTACAGTGATTTCCACCTTCTGATGCCGCTGTTCGCCTGTCGCAAATGGGGCGGCACCCCGGTTTCGCGCGAGGGGCAGACCCTGAAATGGGTACGCCCGAACGAAATGCGCGCCTATCCGATGCCCGAGGCAGACGTGCCACTTATATCAATATTGCGTGATTGGCTCTAG
- the argJ gene encoding bifunctional glutamate N-acetyltransferase/amino-acid acetyltransferase ArgJ, which translates to MAKSLAVSPLAPARFPELPVIDGVTFATIAAGVRYQGRTDVMLAKLAPGSAVAGAFTRSATRAAPVLDCQAKIGGASDEGAAIVVNSGNANAFTGRGGTDAVEAITAAAAEACGVPQARVFTSSTGVIGEPLPHERITAVLGDLHAQLDPAGIEDAARAIMTTDTFPKGASATVEIDGKTVSIAGIAKGSGMIAPDMATMLVYIFTDAVLATDELQQRLSTHTETTFNCITVDSDTSTSDALIMAATGASGVDVSGNEAFDAALRDVMMDLAHQVVKDGEGAQKFVEVAVTGASNDDEAKIHAMAIANSPLIKTAIAGEDPNWGRVVMAIGKSGAAADRDRLSIRFGDIEVARDGWRSPDYSEEDAAAHMKGQNITIGVDLGLGEGQCTVWTCDLTHGYIDINADYRS; encoded by the coding sequence ATGGCTAAATCCCTGGCTGTCTCGCCGCTCGCCCCGGCCCGTTTTCCCGAACTGCCGGTTATCGACGGCGTGACATTCGCCACCATCGCCGCGGGCGTGCGTTATCAAGGGCGTACCGATGTGATGTTGGCGAAACTGGCGCCGGGCAGCGCCGTGGCGGGGGCGTTCACACGTTCCGCCACCCGCGCGGCCCCGGTGCTGGACTGCCAGGCAAAAATTGGCGGCGCCTCGGACGAAGGCGCCGCCATTGTCGTGAACTCGGGCAACGCCAATGCCTTTACCGGGCGGGGCGGCACCGACGCGGTCGAAGCGATCACCGCCGCCGCTGCAGAGGCCTGCGGCGTGCCGCAAGCGCGGGTCTTCACCTCCTCCACCGGTGTCATCGGCGAACCCCTGCCGCATGAACGCATCACCGCCGTGCTGGGTGATCTGCATGCTCAGCTTGACCCCGCGGGCATCGAGGACGCGGCGCGCGCCATCATGACGACGGACACTTTCCCCAAAGGGGCCAGCGCCACGGTTGAGATCGACGGCAAAACCGTCTCTATCGCGGGGATCGCCAAAGGATCGGGCATGATCGCGCCCGATATGGCCACCATGCTGGTCTATATCTTTACCGATGCGGTGCTGGCGACGGATGAGCTGCAACAGCGCCTTTCAACCCATACCGAGACAACGTTCAACTGCATCACTGTCGACAGTGACACCTCCACCTCCGACGCGCTGATCATGGCCGCAACAGGTGCCTCCGGTGTCGATGTATCGGGCAATGAAGCCTTCGACGCGGCGCTGCGGGACGTGATGATGGACCTCGCGCATCAGGTCGTCAAAGACGGCGAAGGCGCGCAGAAATTCGTCGAGGTGGCCGTGACCGGTGCCTCCAACGATGACGAGGCCAAGATCCACGCCATGGCCATCGCCAACTCCCCCCTAATCAAGACCGCAATCGCGGGCGAAGACCCCAACTGGGGCCGCGTCGTCATGGCCATCGGGAAATCCGGTGCCGCGGCGGACCGTGATCGTCTGTCGATCCGGTTCGGCGATATCGAAGTCGCGCGCGACGGATGGCGCAGCCCCGACTACTCCGAAGAGGATGCCGCCGCGCATATGAAGGGTCAGAACATCACCATCGGCGTCGATCTGGGCCTTGGCGAGGGGCAGTGCACCGTATGGACCTGTGACCTGACCCACGGCTATATCGACATCAACGCCGATTACCGGTCCTGA